In a genomic window of Pseudomonas mohnii:
- the fliF gene encoding flagellar basal-body MS-ring/collar protein FliF, with translation MAEAVADNVPAKATPIDGKPPLFGLSFLENLSEMTMLRQVGLLVGLAASVAIGFAVVLWSQQPDYRPLYGSLAGMDAKQVMDTLASADIPYTVEPNSGALLVKADDLSRARLKLAAAGVTPSDGNIGFEILDKEQGLGTSQFMEATRYRRGLEGELARTISSLNNVKGARVHLAIPKSSVFVRDERKPSASVLVELYSGRSLEPGQVVAIINLVATSVPELSKSQITVVDQKGNLLSDQAENSELTMAGKQFDYSRRMESMLTQRVHNILQPVLGNDRYKAEVSADVDFSAVESTSEQFNPDQPALRSEQSVNEQRTASNGPQGVPGALSNQPPSPASAPQTTGGATASAGMVQPGQPLLDANGQQIMDPATGQPMLAPYPADKRQQSTKNFELDRSISHTKQQQGRLNRLSVSVVVDDQVKINPANGETTRAPWSADELARFTRLVQDAVGFDASRGDSVSVINMPFSAERGEVIADIPFYSQPWFWDIVKQVLGVLFILVLVFGVLRPVLNNITGGGKGKQLAGIGSDVELGGMGGLDGELANDRVSLGGPTSILLPSPSEGYDAQLNAIKSLVAEDPGRVAQVVKEWINADE, from the coding sequence ATGGCAGAAGCAGTCGCCGATAATGTTCCGGCCAAGGCCACACCGATAGACGGCAAACCGCCGCTGTTCGGCCTGTCCTTCCTGGAAAACCTTTCCGAGATGACCATGTTGCGTCAGGTGGGCCTGCTGGTCGGCCTGGCGGCGAGCGTGGCGATTGGTTTTGCCGTGGTGTTGTGGTCCCAGCAACCGGACTATCGGCCGCTGTACGGCAGCCTTGCCGGTATGGACGCCAAGCAGGTCATGGATACCCTGGCCTCCGCCGATATTCCCTACACCGTTGAACCCAATTCCGGTGCCTTGCTGGTCAAGGCCGACGACCTGTCCCGCGCGCGGCTCAAACTCGCGGCTGCTGGTGTCACTCCCAGCGACGGTAACATCGGGTTTGAAATTCTCGACAAAGAGCAGGGTCTGGGCACCAGCCAGTTCATGGAGGCGACCCGCTACCGTCGCGGTCTTGAAGGTGAACTGGCGCGCACCATCTCCAGCCTGAACAACGTCAAGGGTGCCCGTGTGCACCTGGCGATTCCGAAGAGCTCCGTGTTCGTGCGCGACGAGCGCAAGCCAAGCGCTTCGGTCCTGGTTGAACTCTATTCCGGCCGCTCTTTGGAGCCTGGCCAGGTCGTGGCCATCATCAACCTGGTGGCGACCAGCGTTCCTGAACTGAGCAAGTCGCAGATCACCGTCGTCGACCAGAAAGGCAACCTGCTGTCCGATCAGGCGGAAAACTCCGAACTGACCATGGCCGGCAAGCAGTTCGATTACAGCCGTCGCATGGAAAGCATGCTCACCCAGCGCGTGCATAACATCCTGCAGCCGGTGTTGGGCAATGACCGCTACAAAGCCGAAGTCTCGGCCGATGTGGATTTCAGTGCCGTCGAATCGACTTCCGAGCAGTTCAATCCCGACCAGCCGGCGTTGCGCAGTGAGCAGTCGGTCAACGAACAGCGTACCGCCAGCAATGGCCCGCAAGGCGTACCGGGTGCCCTGAGCAACCAGCCGCCGTCGCCGGCCTCGGCACCGCAAACCACCGGTGGCGCCACGGCGTCGGCCGGCATGGTGCAGCCAGGCCAGCCATTGCTCGATGCCAACGGCCAGCAAATCATGGACCCGGCCACCGGTCAGCCGATGCTGGCGCCGTACCCGGCGGACAAGCGTCAACAATCCACCAAGAACTTCGAACTCGACCGTTCCATCAGCCACACCAAGCAGCAGCAGGGTCGTTTGAATCGCCTGTCGGTGTCGGTGGTGGTGGATGATCAGGTCAAGATCAACCCGGCCAACGGTGAGACCACCCGTGCGCCATGGAGCGCCGATGAATTGGCGCGCTTCACCCGTCTGGTGCAGGACGCTGTCGGTTTCGATGCCAGCCGTGGCGACAGCGTCAGCGTGATCAACATGCCGTTCTCTGCCGAGCGCGGTGAAGTGATTGCCGATATTCCGTTCTACTCCCAGCCGTGGTTCTGGGACATCGTCAAGCAAGTGCTGGGTGTCTTGTTCATCCTGGTGCTGGTGTTCGGTGTACTGCGTCCGGTGCTCAACAACATCACCGGTGGCGGCAAAGGCAAACAGCTGGCCGGCATCGGCAGTGACGTCGAGTTGGGCGGCATGGGCGGCCTGGACGGCGAACTGGCCAACGACCGCGTCAGCCTCGGTGGCCCGACCAGCATCCTGCTGCCGAGCCCGAGCGAAGGCTATGACGCACAGTTGAACGCAATCAAGAGTCTGGTGGCAGAAGATCCGGGTCGTGTGGCCCAGGTCGTGAAAGAGTGGATTAACGCAGATGAGTGA
- the fliE gene encoding flagellar hook-basal body complex protein FliE: MSQGIEFNRLMLDMRAMQMDAMSAPKSSAAVPELSGTSFSDMLGQAVNKVNDTQQASSQLANAFEIGKSGVDLTDVMISSQKASVSFQALTQVRNKLVQAYQDIMQMPV, encoded by the coding sequence ATGAGCCAAGGTATTGAATTCAACCGATTGATGCTGGATATGCGCGCCATGCAAATGGATGCCATGTCTGCGCCGAAGTCGTCTGCCGCAGTCCCTGAACTGAGTGGCACCAGCTTTTCCGACATGCTCGGTCAGGCTGTCAATAAAGTGAACGACACCCAGCAGGCTTCCTCTCAATTGGCCAACGCCTTCGAGATTGGCAAGAGCGGTGTCGACCTCACCGACGTGATGATTTCCTCGCAAAAGGCCAGCGTGTCTTTTCAAGCATTGACCCAAGTGCGTAACAAGCTGGTTCAGGCTTACCAAGACATCATGCAGATGCCGGTTTAA
- the fleR gene encoding sigma-54-dependent response regulator transcription factor FleR codes for MGIKVLLVEDDRALREALADTLLLAGHDYKAVGSAEEALATVGGEAFSLVISDVNMPGMDGHQLLGLLRARQPQLPVLLMTAHGAVERAVDAMRQGAADYLVKPFEPKALLDLVARHALGSLGAPESEGPVAFEPASAQLLELAARVARSDSTVLISGESGTGKEVLARYIHQHSHRASQPFIAINCAAIPDNMLEATLFGHEKGSFTGAIAAQAGKFEQADGGTILLDEISEMPLGLQAKLLRVLQEREVERVGARKPITLDIRVVATTNRDLAGEVAAGRFREDLYYRLSVFPLAWRPLRERPADILPLAERLLAKHVNKMKHAVARLSPEAQACLVGYPWPGNVRELDNAIQRALILQQGGLIQPQDFCLSGPVACAPLPALAPVPVRAVEVEAETGGALGGDLRRREFQMIIDTLRTERGRRKEAAERLGISPRTLRYKLAQMRDAGMDVEACLFAT; via the coding sequence ATGGGTATCAAGGTTCTACTGGTCGAGGATGACCGCGCACTACGCGAAGCACTGGCTGACACGCTGTTGCTCGCCGGACACGATTACAAAGCCGTCGGTTCGGCGGAAGAAGCATTGGCCACCGTGGGGGGCGAGGCGTTCAGTCTGGTGATCAGCGACGTCAATATGCCGGGCATGGATGGTCATCAATTGCTCGGCTTGCTGCGCGCGCGTCAGCCGCAACTGCCGGTGTTGCTGATGACCGCGCACGGTGCCGTGGAGCGGGCAGTCGATGCGATGCGCCAGGGCGCCGCGGATTATCTGGTCAAGCCGTTCGAGCCCAAGGCCTTGCTCGATCTGGTGGCCCGTCATGCCTTGGGCAGTCTGGGCGCGCCGGAGAGTGAAGGGCCTGTCGCGTTCGAACCGGCCAGTGCGCAGTTGCTCGAACTGGCTGCGCGGGTCGCGCGCAGCGACTCCACGGTGCTGATTTCCGGCGAATCGGGGACCGGTAAAGAAGTGCTGGCGCGCTACATTCATCAGCATTCTCATCGCGCCAGCCAGCCGTTCATTGCGATCAACTGTGCGGCGATCCCCGACAACATGCTGGAGGCCACGCTTTTCGGTCACGAAAAAGGTTCTTTCACCGGTGCCATCGCGGCGCAGGCCGGCAAGTTCGAGCAGGCCGATGGCGGGACTATCCTGCTTGACGAAATTTCCGAGATGCCCCTGGGGCTTCAGGCGAAATTGCTGCGTGTGCTGCAAGAGCGCGAGGTTGAGCGAGTCGGTGCGCGCAAGCCGATCACCCTGGACATTCGTGTTGTCGCCACCACTAACCGTGATCTGGCCGGGGAAGTGGCGGCGGGGCGTTTCCGTGAAGACCTTTATTATCGCCTGTCGGTGTTTCCGCTGGCCTGGCGTCCGTTGCGTGAGCGCCCCGCCGACATCCTGCCGCTGGCCGAGCGTCTTCTGGCCAAGCACGTCAATAAAATGAAGCATGCCGTGGCGCGACTGTCCCCCGAGGCGCAGGCTTGCCTGGTCGGTTATCCGTGGCCGGGTAATGTGCGTGAGCTGGATAACGCGATCCAGCGTGCGCTGATCCTGCAGCAAGGTGGCTTGATTCAACCTCAGGATTTCTGTCTGAGCGGCCCGGTCGCCTGTGCGCCCCTGCCGGCCTTGGCGCCCGTGCCCGTGCGGGCAGTGGAGGTCGAAGCCGAAACGGGCGGAGCGCTGGGGGGTGACCTGCGCCGCCGTGAGTTCCAGATGATTATCGACACGTTGCGTACAGAGCGTGGCAGGCGCAAGGAGGCTGCTGAGCGGCTGGGCATCAGCCCGCGTACCTTGCGTTACAAATTGGCGCAAATGCGCGATGCGGGAATGGACGTGGAAGCCTGTTTGTTCGCCACCTGA
- a CDS encoding sensor histidine kinase gives MSPVSDAFGNTLGQPSSVEQASRQGLEQAFALFNQMSSQLTDSYSMLEARVTELKGELAVVSAQRMQELAEKERLANRLQNLLDLLPGGVIVIDALGIVREANPAACELLGLPLEGELWRHVIARCFAPREDDGHEVSLKDGRRLSIATRSLDAEPGQLVLLNDLTETRHLQDQLARHERLSSLGRMVASLAHQIRTPLSAALLYASHLTEQALPVETQQRFAGRLKERLHELEHQVRDMLVFARGELPLTDRVTPRQLMQSLQAAALTHVQDLPIRWQCDSHVGELLCSRDTLVGAILNLIENAIQASGGHVRLKVHLYTRENTLRLCVSDSGSGIDDAVLARLGEPFFTTKSTGTGLGLTVVKAVARAHQGELQLRSRLGRGTCAQVSLPLFFGEKTSAQRAE, from the coding sequence ATGTCTCCTGTCTCAGATGCTTTTGGGAATACCCTGGGGCAACCGTCGTCGGTAGAGCAGGCAAGCCGGCAGGGTCTTGAGCAGGCTTTTGCCCTGTTCAACCAAATGTCGAGCCAGTTGACCGACTCCTACAGCATGCTCGAGGCCCGGGTCACCGAGCTCAAGGGCGAGCTGGCGGTAGTCAGCGCACAGCGCATGCAGGAGCTGGCGGAAAAAGAACGCCTGGCCAACCGTCTGCAAAACCTCCTCGATCTGTTACCCGGCGGCGTCATCGTCATTGATGCCCTGGGCATCGTGCGCGAGGCCAATCCGGCGGCTTGCGAACTGCTTGGGCTGCCTCTTGAGGGTGAGCTGTGGCGGCATGTCATTGCCCGTTGCTTTGCGCCCCGTGAAGACGACGGCCATGAAGTGTCCCTCAAGGACGGTCGGCGTTTGTCGATTGCCACGCGCTCGCTGGATGCAGAACCCGGTCAGTTGGTGTTGCTCAACGACCTGACTGAAACCCGTCATTTGCAAGATCAACTGGCCCGCCACGAACGCCTGTCGTCCCTGGGGCGAATGGTCGCGTCGCTGGCTCATCAGATTCGTACGCCATTGTCTGCCGCGTTGCTGTATGCAAGCCATTTGACCGAGCAGGCGTTGCCGGTCGAGACTCAGCAGCGTTTCGCCGGGCGACTCAAGGAGCGCCTGCATGAGCTGGAGCACCAGGTGCGCGATATGCTGGTGTTTGCCCGCGGCGAGCTGCCCTTGACCGATCGTGTAACCCCCAGGCAACTGATGCAGTCGCTGCAAGCGGCCGCATTGACCCATGTGCAGGACCTACCGATCCGCTGGCAGTGTGACAGCCATGTCGGCGAGTTGCTGTGCAGTCGCGACACCCTGGTCGGGGCCATTCTCAATCTCATCGAAAACGCCATTCAGGCCAGCGGCGGTCATGTCCGTCTGAAGGTTCATCTGTACACCCGCGAAAACACCCTGCGCCTGTGTGTCAGCGATAGCGGCAGCGGTATCGACGACGCCGTGCTGGCGCGTTTGGGTGAGCCGTTTTTCACCACGAAATCCACCGGGACCGGCCTGGGCCTGACGGTGGTCAAGGCGGTTGCGCGTGCCCATCAGGGCGAGTTGCAGTTGCGCTCGCGACTGGGGCGCGGCACTTGTGCGCAGGTGAGCCTGCCGCTTTTTTTTGGTGAAAAAACCAGCGCTCAGAGAGCCGAGTGA
- a CDS encoding sigma-54 dependent transcriptional regulator — MWRETKILLIDDDSVRRRDLAVILNFLGEENLPCGSHDWQQAVGSLASSREVICVLIGTVNAPGALLSLLKTLSTWDEFLPVLLMGDNSSVDLPEDQRRRVLSTLEMPPSYSKLLDSLHRAQVYREMYDQARERGRHREPNLFRSLVGTSRAIQHVRQMMQQVADTDASVLILGESGTGKEVVARNLHYHSKRRDAPFVPVNCGAIPAELLESELFGHEKGAFTGAITSRAGRFELANGGTLFLDEIGDMPLPMQVKLLRVLQERTFERVGSNKTQSVDVRIIAATHKNLESMIEIGTFREDLYYRLNVFPIEMAPLRERVEDIPLLMNELISRMEHEKRGSIRFNSAAIMSLCRHGWPGNVRELANLVERMAIMHPYGVIGVVELPKKFRYVDDEDEQLVDSLRTDLEERVAINGHTPDFSANAMLPPEGLDLKDYLGGLEQGLIQQALDDANGIVARAAERLRIRRTTLVEKMRKYGMSRRDGDEQADD, encoded by the coding sequence ATGTGGCGTGAAACCAAAATTCTGCTGATTGATGACGATAGCGTCCGCCGCCGCGACTTGGCGGTGATTCTAAATTTTCTCGGTGAAGAAAATTTACCCTGCGGTAGCCATGACTGGCAGCAGGCTGTCGGTTCGTTGGCATCCAGTCGTGAAGTAATCTGTGTCCTCATCGGGACGGTCAATGCTCCAGGTGCGCTTCTGAGTTTGTTAAAGACACTCTCCACCTGGGATGAGTTCCTTCCGGTTTTGTTGATGGGCGATAATTCTTCCGTTGACCTGCCGGAAGACCAGCGTCGCCGAGTGCTTTCGACCCTGGAAATGCCACCCAGCTACAGCAAGTTGCTCGACTCCCTGCACCGTGCCCAGGTCTATCGCGAGATGTACGACCAGGCCCGTGAGCGCGGTCGTCATCGCGAGCCCAATCTTTTCCGTAGCCTTGTCGGCACCAGCCGGGCGATTCAACACGTCCGTCAGATGATGCAGCAAGTCGCCGATACCGATGCCAGCGTGCTGATCCTCGGTGAGTCGGGGACTGGCAAGGAAGTGGTTGCGCGTAACCTGCATTACCACTCCAAGCGCCGTGATGCGCCGTTCGTGCCGGTCAACTGCGGCGCAATCCCCGCGGAGCTGCTGGAAAGCGAATTGTTCGGCCATGAGAAGGGCGCCTTTACCGGTGCGATCACCAGCCGTGCCGGGCGTTTCGAACTGGCCAATGGCGGCACCCTGTTCCTCGACGAAATCGGCGACATGCCGTTGCCGATGCAGGTCAAATTGCTGCGTGTGTTGCAGGAGCGCACCTTCGAGCGCGTGGGCAGCAACAAGACCCAGAGCGTCGATGTGCGCATCATCGCGGCCACTCACAAGAATCTCGAAAGCATGATCGAGATCGGCACCTTCCGCGAAGACCTGTACTACCGCCTGAATGTGTTCCCGATCGAGATGGCGCCGTTGCGCGAGCGCGTCGAGGACATTCCGCTGCTGATGAACGAGTTGATCTCGCGCATGGAGCACGAAAAGCGGGGTTCGATCCGTTTCAACTCGGCGGCAATCATGTCGCTGTGCCGTCACGGCTGGCCGGGTAACGTCCGCGAGCTGGCAAACCTGGTGGAGCGCATGGCGATCATGCATCCGTACGGCGTGATCGGCGTGGTCGAATTGCCGAAAAAATTCCGCTACGTCGACGACGAAGACGAGCAGTTGGTCGACAGCCTGCGCACCGACCTGGAAGAGCGCGTGGCCATCAACGGTCATACGCCTGACTTCAGTGCCAACGCCATGTTGCCGCCGGAAGGCCTGGACCTGAAGGATTACCTCGGTGGTCTGGAGCAAGGCTTGATTCAGCAGGCCCTGGACGATGCCAACGGCATTGTCGCGCGAGCTGCCGAACGCCTGAGAATCCGTCGGACCACCCTGGTGGAGAAGATGCGCAAGTACGGTATGAGTCGTCGTGACGGTGATGAACAGGCGGATGATTGA
- a CDS encoding flagellar protein FliT — MSLVLQRIEETRDALVDALAERNWEAIGELDLACRSCMEDVMSEAAVDEVALRDNLEELLGVYKQLLDAATGERQAIVDEMSQITQAQNAAKVYHLFG; from the coding sequence ATGAGTCTTGTACTGCAGCGAATTGAAGAAACCCGCGACGCTCTGGTCGATGCTCTGGCCGAGCGCAACTGGGAGGCTATAGGCGAGTTGGATCTGGCTTGCCGTTCCTGCATGGAAGACGTCATGAGTGAGGCCGCGGTGGACGAGGTCGCGTTGCGCGACAACCTTGAGGAACTGCTCGGGGTTTACAAGCAACTGCTCGATGCGGCCACCGGGGAGCGTCAGGCAATAGTCGATGAGATGTCGCAGATCACCCAAGCGCAAAACGCGGCAAAGGTTTACCATCTGTTTGGATAA
- the fliS gene encoding flagellar export chaperone FliS: MNPMLALRQYQKIGAQAQTSEASPHRLVQMLMEGGLDRIAQAKGAMERKDIPNKGILIGKAIGIIGGLLEGLDLDNQSDTVGELANLYEYMMKRLTEANAKTDPKILDEVADLLRTVKEGWDAIGTPAPQF, translated from the coding sequence ATGAACCCGATGTTAGCCCTTCGGCAATATCAGAAGATTGGTGCGCAAGCCCAGACTTCCGAAGCCAGTCCGCACCGCCTGGTGCAGATGCTGATGGAGGGCGGGCTGGATCGTATCGCCCAGGCCAAAGGCGCGATGGAGCGCAAGGACATCCCGAACAAGGGCATCCTGATCGGCAAGGCCATTGGCATTATTGGCGGTTTGCTCGAAGGACTTGATCTGGATAATCAGTCCGATACCGTGGGGGAACTGGCCAATCTGTACGAATACATGATGAAGCGCCTGACCGAAGCCAACGCCAAGACCGATCCGAAGATCCTCGACGAAGTCGCGGACCTGCTGCGCACGGTCAAAGAAGGTTGGGATGCCATCGGCACGCCGGCTCCACAGTTCTGA
- the fliD gene encoding flagellar filament capping protein FliD yields the protein MASPIQPGSGLGSGLNISSIVTALVNADKSAKQNQIDRQTATNTAQISGIGSLKSVLANFQTAMKNLSSTTNPQFLGFTATSGDAKVLTATASNTAVNGTYVVKVSNLATSSKVATAAFAGGASTSIPEGTLNITQNGTSVPVTIPAGATLQSVRDAINTQQGANGFSANIVTDSFGSRLVMGSSATGAGSDITLSGITGLEITAGQKMGATPTATSAGAIGEFAVDANFTVDGLALTSKTNTVDKAVSGLTLNLVAGGDATTTVTVGPNGDGLKKAIQSFVDAYNQVVTSVNSLTKPTLDKDGNPTVAAALTGDPLSRSVLASIREPLVTTGAGDKLTVLSQLGITTNQKTGALDFDSTKFSKAMDTQKLGGEVQKLFLGDPTATGAAAKGLLTRMNEAIQPYTVTGKEGILDSRSTNLAKTKSNLAEQQAALDRRVETLTAVLTKKYNDMDSLVGKLKATASNITSMFDAINAQKNA from the coding sequence ATGGCAAGTCCAATTCAACCGGGAAGTGGTCTGGGTTCCGGTCTTAATATCAGTTCGATCGTCACGGCCTTGGTCAACGCTGACAAATCGGCCAAGCAGAACCAGATCGACCGGCAGACGGCCACCAACACCGCGCAGATCTCCGGTATCGGTTCCCTCAAGAGTGTTCTGGCGAACTTCCAGACGGCGATGAAGAACCTGAGCAGTACGACTAACCCGCAGTTTCTGGGGTTCACTGCCACTTCCGGCGATGCCAAAGTACTGACGGCTACGGCCAGCAATACGGCTGTCAATGGCACTTATGTCGTTAAGGTCAGCAATCTGGCAACTTCTTCGAAGGTGGCAACCGCGGCGTTCGCTGGCGGTGCCAGTACTTCGATTCCCGAAGGTACGCTTAACATCACCCAGAATGGCACTTCCGTTCCCGTGACCATTCCGGCGGGCGCGACGTTGCAATCGGTTCGTGATGCGATCAACACCCAGCAGGGTGCCAACGGTTTCAGTGCCAACATCGTTACTGACTCGTTTGGTTCGCGCCTGGTGATGGGGTCTTCGGCCACGGGTGCAGGTTCCGATATTACCCTTAGTGGGATCACGGGTCTGGAAATCACGGCCGGTCAGAAGATGGGTGCAACGCCGACCGCTACTTCGGCAGGTGCCATTGGTGAGTTCGCGGTAGACGCCAATTTCACCGTGGACGGCCTCGCGCTGACCAGCAAGACCAACACTGTGGACAAGGCCGTTTCCGGTTTGACCCTGAATCTGGTCGCTGGTGGTGATGCAACGACCACTGTAACTGTTGGCCCTAACGGCGATGGCTTGAAAAAGGCCATCCAGAGTTTTGTTGACGCTTACAATCAGGTTGTGACCAGTGTCAACTCCTTGACCAAGCCTACCCTGGATAAAGACGGCAATCCGACGGTCGCCGCTGCGCTGACCGGCGACCCGTTGTCGCGTAGCGTTCTGGCCTCGATCCGTGAGCCATTGGTCACAACGGGGGCAGGCGACAAGCTTACCGTTCTGTCGCAGTTGGGCATCACCACTAACCAGAAGACCGGGGCGCTGGATTTCGACAGCACCAAGTTTTCCAAGGCAATGGATACCCAAAAGCTGGGCGGCGAAGTCCAGAAGCTGTTCCTGGGTGATCCAACAGCCACTGGCGCTGCTGCCAAAGGTCTGTTGACGCGCATGAATGAGGCCATCCAGCCTTACACGGTCACTGGCAAGGAGGGTATCCTCGATTCGCGCTCGACCAACCTGGCCAAGACCAAGTCGAACCTTGCTGAGCAGCAGGCCGCTCTGGATCGTCGCGTCGAGACGCTGACCGCCGTGCTGACCAAGAAGTACAACGACATGGATAGTCTTGTCGGCAAGTTGAAGGCAACAGCGAGCAACATCACATCCATGTTCGATGCGATAAACGCTCAGAAAAACGCCTGA
- a CDS encoding flagellar protein FlaG, with protein MDMSAKLNLSYPAARQATTVAEKPAETPHPVVAQVTAVKEESKSVPTDQEKLKMAVQEIEKFVQSVKRNLEFSIDEPSGKVVVKVIASDSGEVIRQIPNEEVLKLANSLNDASSLLFSTKV; from the coding sequence ATGGATATGAGCGCCAAGCTGAACTTGTCTTATCCTGCGGCCAGGCAGGCGACGACAGTTGCCGAAAAGCCTGCGGAAACGCCTCACCCGGTGGTTGCTCAGGTAACTGCTGTCAAGGAAGAAAGTAAAAGCGTTCCGACCGATCAGGAAAAACTGAAGATGGCCGTACAGGAAATCGAAAAGTTTGTGCAGTCGGTCAAACGCAACCTGGAGTTCTCGATCGATGAGCCTTCAGGCAAGGTAGTTGTCAAAGTCATTGCCAGTGATTCGGGTGAGGTGATCCGTCAGATCCCCAACGAGGAAGTTTTGAAGCTGGCAAACAGTTTGAATGATGCAAGCAGCCTCTTGTTCAGCACGAAGGTCTGA
- a CDS encoding flagellin domain-containing protein — MALTVNTNTTSLGVQKNLNKASDALSTSMTRLSSGLKINSAKDDAAGLQIATRMTSQIRGQTMAIKNANDGVSIAQTAEGALQESTNILQRMREISVQSRNDSNGTADRDALDKEFQQSVAELTRIAQSTNLNGKALIDGTAGAMEFQVGSNTSSDNQITLTLSTSFDASALGMTGIAISGTDNATNHTNVDASISAIDAALANINATRADLGAAQNRFATTISNLQNINENASAALSRVQDTDFAAETAQLTKQQTLQQASTAVLAQANQLPSAVLKLLQ; from the coding sequence ATGGCTTTAACAGTAAACACCAACACTACTTCCCTGGGCGTTCAGAAGAACCTGAACAAAGCGTCCGACGCACTGTCGACCTCGATGACCCGTCTGTCCTCCGGCCTGAAAATCAACAGCGCCAAAGATGACGCCGCTGGCCTGCAGATCGCTACCCGTATGACTTCGCAGATCCGTGGCCAGACCATGGCTATCAAAAACGCCAACGACGGTGTTTCGATCGCTCAGACCGCTGAAGGCGCTCTGCAAGAATCGACCAACATTCTGCAACGTATGCGTGAAATTTCGGTTCAGTCGCGAAACGACTCGAACGGTACTGCTGACCGTGACGCTCTGGACAAAGAATTCCAACAGTCCGTTGCTGAACTGACCCGTATCGCTCAATCGACCAACCTGAACGGTAAGGCTCTGATCGACGGTACTGCTGGTGCGATGGAATTCCAGGTAGGTTCGAACACCTCTTCCGACAACCAGATCACTCTGACCCTGTCGACCAGCTTCGACGCCAGCGCATTGGGCATGACCGGTATTGCCATCTCCGGTACAGACAACGCTACTAACCACACCAACGTTGACGCTTCGATCTCGGCTATCGACGCTGCTCTGGCCAACATCAACGCCACTCGCGCTGACCTGGGTGCTGCTCAGAACCGTTTCGCGACTACCATTTCCAACCTGCAGAACATCAACGAAAACGCCAGTGCTGCACTGAGCCGCGTACAAGATACCGACTTCGCTGCTGAAACTGCACAGCTGACCAAGCAACAAACTCTGCAACAAGCTTCCACCGCAGTTCTGGCTCAGGCCAACCAACTGCCATCCGCTGTACTGAAACTGCTTCAGTAA